DNA from Cheilinus undulatus linkage group 20, ASM1832078v1, whole genome shotgun sequence:
CATACATTAGCACTTTACActgactgtgctgctgctggactGAAATATTAATCACCTCCGCAATAAGCACCCCACTGCCAAGCACCCCAAACATTCTCACTGAGACGTTGTCATTGGTTTACCctgattggttgtttgattCAGACATAaccagtttgaaaaaaatagaaaggaaGACACAGATTGGGCACACGTTTATACAAAGGAACATCTCCCTTTGATATCCCAAGTaatataaaacaattaaaacatgttattttaacCCTAATTTAACTTCAATGATGATACTTGGTGTAGATTTAtaaaacttagcacaaaaagtaaggatatttgtctcccttttaaatggtaccacatttgtaagcaacatgcatttgtgggatgagcagcagagctgagtatgtgggttgcacccatgaaaaatgtgccaaatcttctctgccaaggcCAAACAGTTTCGTTTTCTGCTGCTATTGTTTTGTACTACTAGGTTGCGACAGTTAGGTGCCGGATTGGATTGTAGCGTCAACGTGGTGAAGACATGGGGAACAGTACGCTGTTTTCTGCACTGATAGAGAATCACtgtttggtggaggcagtgtgatggtgtctGGTGGCATCTCCATCACTAGAAAAAAAGGAGGTTTGTCATTGGAGGCAATCAGAGTGCAGaaagatatcaagatgagattctgcaaccagtggttATCCCATATCTCTacagtctgggaccgaactctatcctccaagatgacaacgcacgcccccacagagcggggtttatcagactACCTCCaaaatttgggagtggagaggatgaaatggcctgccagcagtcctgacctcaaccccattgaacacttgtgggatcagcttgggcgtgctgtttgtgccagagtgactaacacaaccacattggctgacctGCAACAAATGCTAGTTGAGGAATGGGATGCTAGGCTGgagaccagcatgaggaggaggtgccaggctgttgtggctgtggaTGGttttccacacactactgaggctcctgtttgttaaatgaatacacTGTTAAAATGCCAATATGTCGTgcttcttcagacttcaatcatccaatccaccaaacagaGGCAATGGCAGAATATGCTGTTGGcagagatttggcaaatttttcacgggcgcaacccacatactcagctctgctgctcatcccacaaatgcatgttgcttaaagaaataatctaccaaacacaaatgtccttactttttgtgccaagtttatAAACAACCTTCATCTCATCTGTGTGTTTCTAATTATTGTACATTTGGTGCatcatgatgtgtttttttttaacatctagCTCATCCCGCTCTTCATCTTTATTGGTGGAGGCGCAACAATGAGCATGATGTACCTGGGTCGCCTGGCTCTGAAAAACCCTGATGTCTCGTAAGTCCCATCTAAAGATTTATATTTGTGTTGCCTTCAtaacaacttttttaaaaatttatgaGAAAAGTCAATTATTCCATCCATTAACACAAACaatctctcttattttggtCCTTTCATGTCCTCAGATGGGATCGCAAGAACAACCCTGAGCCCTGGAACAATATGGCACCTGATCAGCAGTACAAAGTACGAACATTAATAGCACAAATAACTTCTGAAGCTCTGATGTGTTCTGACTTTCTTTCGTTTTACTCATTTGCCTTGTTAGATTTAAACTGAAAGCCTATTTCTGTGGACAAGCCATATCTGTCCTGTTATCTTGCCTCAAAGTCCAAGCTGCCTTCTTCCTACTGATTGTGTACATTTGTCTGTTTCCAGCTTTTCACAGTTAACATGGACTACTCCAAGATGAAGAAG
Protein-coding regions in this window:
- the LOC121528721 gene encoding cytochrome c oxidase subunit NDUFA4, producing MSSILGTVVKQVKSHPALIPLFIFIGGGATMSMMYLGRLALKNPDVSWDRKNNPEPWNNMAPDQQYKLFTVNMDYSKMKKDRPDF